The DNA window GGCATCGGCGCTTCATCGGCAAGCCTCGGTCACCGCTGACGAAGCCGAATCAATTCTCGTCGAGCATGACCGGCTCGACGGCTGGCTCAATTTCGCCTATCGCACTCTCAAGAACGACCGCGACGGACGCTCGCTGGAACGACGCTTGGACGCCGCCGAGTCGATCCCTTGGCTCCTGGATGTCATCTTCACGCTGGAAGGACGTGTGCGCCCCTACCACAAGTACCTTCCCTGGGAACTCCGCCAGCACCCCCTTACCCTCTGGCCCGCCGAGGAACTGATCGCCTTGCTGACCGCCACCCTGGATGGTGACCCATCGGCGATCCGAGCGACTTTTCAGCGTGTCGAAACGTCGTGTGCTGCCTTCGACAGTCAGGTCGCGATCCCCGTCCTCACCCCGATCA is part of the Actinoplanes missouriensis 431 genome and encodes:
- a CDS encoding tropomyosin: MGLVLSGSAGRGMATERSDLDVFTVLADTGGRGPQTSRSAELDETIVAISDLERVPSFGTEGWWYRWSFAWAPVLLDRTEGRLASALHRQASVTADEAESILVEHDRLDGWLNFAYRTLKNDRDGRSLERRLDAAESIPWLLDVIFTLEGRVRPYHKYLPWELRQHPLTLWPAEELIALLTATLDGDPSAIRATFQRVETSCAAFDSQVAIPVLTPIIESWGDALQILRH